A stretch of Porites lutea chromosome 5, jaPorLute2.1, whole genome shotgun sequence DNA encodes these proteins:
- the LOC140936435 gene encoding neuropeptide FF receptor 2-like translates to MTSASPSLSATSTTWTNSVTAVLSTSMDEKTPIPTTAASSREIPEPFPSLVVRLILSVLIVILNIAGNILVCLAVRRNRKLRSLRNYYYGLFLMSLAIADMAVGLFCTPFILLYYETGKYPFGFFGSTAVCKLIPALSLVCQGASIYSLTSLTLQRFMGIVYPMKARLTLKKVKLLLLLVWLFAFMSALPQIIVNDVQKQEVLGEDNKFSCDEFWGDPPADTILREGYTLYLFVAEYFLPLVIIGIAYGKMAIVLNRRDEGLQGRKSTSDRTKANHKKFIRLLIVLIVSFALCYLPNHVLFFWYDYGTGENYPYFTIMMKYSHFCIWLNSCLNPYLYGALDDYFRQSYKKALRRCARIEGKARKTHARITRQLSKMYSFRTPSSADPDSTDIEEN, encoded by the coding sequence ATGACCTCAGCTAGTCCTTCTCTTTCCGCTACGAGTACAACGTGGACAAACTCTGTGACTGCAGTCCTGTCGACATCGATGGACGAAAAGACACCCATTCCGACAACCGCGGCATCCAGCCGGGAAATCCCAGAGCCTTTTCCCTCGCTAGTCGTTCGACTCATCCTCTCTGTTCTTATTGTGATTCTAAACATAGCTGGAAACATTCTCGTGTGCTTGGCAGTGAGGAGGAATCGCAAGTTACGAAGTTTAAGGAATTACTATTACGGACTCTTCCTGATGAGTTTGGCAATTGCTGATATGGCCGTGGGTTTGTTCTGTACGCCGTTTATATTACTGTACTACGAGACGGGAAAATATCCGTTTGGATTCTTCGGGTCCACCGCAGTTTGTAAACTCATTCCGGCGCTGAGTTTGGTATGCCAGGGGGCTTCGATCTACAGCCTTACTTCCCTGACACTCCAACGATTCATGGGCATTGTTTATCCAATGAAGGCTAGATTGACCCTGAAGAAGGTCAAGCTACTTCTTTTGCTGGTTTGGCTTTTTGCTTTCATGTCTGCTTTACCGCAAATTATTGTCAATGATGTTCAGAAGCAAGAAGTGCTTGGAGAAGACAACAAATTCAGCTGCGACGAATTCTGGGGCGACCCGCCGGCTGACACAATTCTAAGGGAAGGTTACACTTTGTATCTATTCGTGGCAGAATATTTCCTCCCTTTAGTCATAATTGGGATAGCCTATGGTAAAATGGCTATTGTTCTAAATCGCAGAGATGAAGGCCTCCAGGGCAGAAAGTCGACCAGTGACAGAACCAAGGCAAACCACAAGAAGTTTATTCGCTTACTGATTGTTCTGATCGTGAGCTTTGCGCTGTGTTACCTCCCAAATCACGTGCTGTTTTTCTGGTACGATTATGGAACAGGAGAAAACTATCCGTACTTCACCATAATGATGAAGTATTCTCATTTCTGCATCTGGCTCAACAGCTGTTTAAATCCCTACTTGTACGGTGCCCTTGACGACTATTTCCGACAAAGCTACAAAAAAGCGCTTCGAAGGTGCGCAAGAATCGAAGGAAAGGCACGTAAAACTCATGCGAGAATAACCCGGCAATTGAGTAAAATGTATTCTTTTAGAACACCGTCCTCGGCTGATCCTGATTCTACCGACATTGAGGAGAACTGA
- the LOC140936441 gene encoding quinone oxidoreductase-like isoform X1, producing MKLLDVDRYICIVSAVNFNMRAIRVSSFGGPEVLKLIGDVPVPIVSKGQVLVKIGAAGVNPVDTYIRTGTYARKPTLPYTPGSDGAGVIHSVGEGVKQIKEGDRVFVGGSISGTYAEYALCNATSVNHLPESISFSQGAAIYVPYYTAYRALFQRLHAKAGETVLIHGASGGVGLAAVQLARAYGMKVIGTAGTSEGENAVKKAGASLVFNHRQDGYVQNILDATDGQGADVIVEMLANASLTKDLQLAAVKGLIGVVGNRGTIEINPRETMAKESSIIGVMLGHATEEEKQEMTAAIEAGLQAGFLTPIVGREYQLSQAADSHRDIIESQGAKGKLVLIP from the exons ATGA AATTGCTTGACGTAGATCGGTACATTTGCATTGTAAGCGCAGTAAATTTCAATATGAGAGCTATTCGCGTATCATCTTTCGGTGGACCTGAAGTTTTGAAGCTTATTGGCGATGTCCCAGTTCCCATTGTTTCCAAAGGACAG GTACTGGTTAAGATAGGAGCAGCTGGTGTTAATCCTGTTGATACTTATATCAGAACTGGAACTTATGCAAGGAAGCCAACACTACCCTACACACCAGGTTCTGATGGAGCTGGGGTCATCCACAGTGTGGGTGAGGGtgttaaacaaattaaa GAAGGTGACCGTGTGTTTGTAGGTGGGAGCATATCAGGGACATATGCTGAATATGCTTTGTGCAATGCCACCAGTGTTAATCACCTCCCTGAAAGCATTTCATTCAGTCAAGGAGCAGCCATTTACGTGCCTTATTATACAGCTTATAGGGCACTATTCCAGAG GCTGCATGCCAAGGCAGGAGAAACAGTATTAATCCATGGAGCAAGTGGAGGG GTTGGCTTAGCAGCAGTGCAATTAGCAAGGGCTTATGGAATGAAAGTTATTGGTACCGCGGGAACAAGTGAGGGTGAAAATGCAGTAAAGAAGGCTGGAGCTTCGTTGGTGTTTAACCACCGACAGGATGGATACGTTCAAAACATTCTG GATGCAACAGATGGTCAAGGGGCAGATGTTATTGTGGAGATGTTGGCAAATGCCAGTCTCACTAAAGATCTTCAGCTTGCTGCTGTGAAAGGACTCATAGGG GTTGTAGGCAACAGAGGAACAATTGAAATTAATCCAAGAGAAACCATGGCTAAGGAATCTAGTATCATTGGTGTTATGCTGGGTCATGCTACTGAG GAAGAGAAGCAAGAAATGACAGCTGCTATTGAGGCAGGACTGCAGGCAGGATTTTTGACTCCAATAGTTGGACGGGAGTACCAATTGAGCCAAGCTGCGGATTCACACAGAGATATCATAGAAAGCCAAGGGGCAAAAGGGAAACTAGTCTTGATACCTTGA
- the LOC140936441 gene encoding quinone oxidoreductase-like isoform X2, translated as MRAIRVSSFGGPEVLKLIGDVPVPIVSKGQVLVKIGAAGVNPVDTYIRTGTYARKPTLPYTPGSDGAGVIHSVGEGVKQIKEGDRVFVGGSISGTYAEYALCNATSVNHLPESISFSQGAAIYVPYYTAYRALFQRLHAKAGETVLIHGASGGVGLAAVQLARAYGMKVIGTAGTSEGENAVKKAGASLVFNHRQDGYVQNILDATDGQGADVIVEMLANASLTKDLQLAAVKGLIGVVGNRGTIEINPRETMAKESSIIGVMLGHATEEEKQEMTAAIEAGLQAGFLTPIVGREYQLSQAADSHRDIIESQGAKGKLVLIP; from the exons ATGAGAGCTATTCGCGTATCATCTTTCGGTGGACCTGAAGTTTTGAAGCTTATTGGCGATGTCCCAGTTCCCATTGTTTCCAAAGGACAG GTACTGGTTAAGATAGGAGCAGCTGGTGTTAATCCTGTTGATACTTATATCAGAACTGGAACTTATGCAAGGAAGCCAACACTACCCTACACACCAGGTTCTGATGGAGCTGGGGTCATCCACAGTGTGGGTGAGGGtgttaaacaaattaaa GAAGGTGACCGTGTGTTTGTAGGTGGGAGCATATCAGGGACATATGCTGAATATGCTTTGTGCAATGCCACCAGTGTTAATCACCTCCCTGAAAGCATTTCATTCAGTCAAGGAGCAGCCATTTACGTGCCTTATTATACAGCTTATAGGGCACTATTCCAGAG GCTGCATGCCAAGGCAGGAGAAACAGTATTAATCCATGGAGCAAGTGGAGGG GTTGGCTTAGCAGCAGTGCAATTAGCAAGGGCTTATGGAATGAAAGTTATTGGTACCGCGGGAACAAGTGAGGGTGAAAATGCAGTAAAGAAGGCTGGAGCTTCGTTGGTGTTTAACCACCGACAGGATGGATACGTTCAAAACATTCTG GATGCAACAGATGGTCAAGGGGCAGATGTTATTGTGGAGATGTTGGCAAATGCCAGTCTCACTAAAGATCTTCAGCTTGCTGCTGTGAAAGGACTCATAGGG GTTGTAGGCAACAGAGGAACAATTGAAATTAATCCAAGAGAAACCATGGCTAAGGAATCTAGTATCATTGGTGTTATGCTGGGTCATGCTACTGAG GAAGAGAAGCAAGAAATGACAGCTGCTATTGAGGCAGGACTGCAGGCAGGATTTTTGACTCCAATAGTTGGACGGGAGTACCAATTGAGCCAAGCTGCGGATTCACACAGAGATATCATAGAAAGCCAAGGGGCAAAAGGGAAACTAGTCTTGATACCTTGA